In a single window of the Terrirubrum flagellatum genome:
- a CDS encoding HPr kinase/phosphatase C-terminal domain-containing protein — translation MTSESLHATCVIVGEDGVLIRGRSGAGKSKLARGLIGEAKQRGFFARLVGDDRVMVEAADGRLIGSGHPAIAGFIEARGLGILPAETEQACVVRLIVDLADEPGPRLPDHKDKWVTVCGTTIARLMLGPEADRPDLVFTALDQLRAKRQK, via the coding sequence ATGACCAGCGAATCCCTTCACGCCACCTGCGTCATCGTCGGCGAAGACGGCGTGCTGATCCGCGGCCGCTCCGGCGCCGGCAAGAGCAAGCTGGCGCGAGGACTCATCGGCGAAGCGAAGCAGCGCGGCTTCTTCGCCCGTCTCGTGGGCGATGATCGCGTGATGGTCGAAGCAGCCGACGGCCGCCTGATCGGATCGGGCCATCCAGCGATCGCCGGCTTCATCGAAGCGCGCGGGCTCGGCATTCTGCCGGCGGAAACAGAGCAGGCCTGCGTGGTCAGGCTCATCGTCGACCTCGCCGACGAACCGGGACCGCGCCTGCCCGACCACAAGGATAAATGGGTGACGGTTTGCGGCACGACCATCGCGCGGCTGATGCTCGGACCGGAAGCGGATCGGCCCGATCTCGTCTTCACGGCGCTCGATCAGCTCAGGGCGAAGCGCCAAAAATGA
- a CDS encoding PTS sugar transporter subunit IIA: protein MIGMVLVTHGQLATEFRAALEHVVGPQNQLETIAIGPEDDMDSRRNDIMSAVKHVNTGDGVVLLTDMFGGTPSNLAISCMSGAKVEVVAGINLPMLIKLARVREDADLTEAVAQAQDAGRKYINVASRVLAGK, encoded by the coding sequence ATGATCGGAATGGTGCTCGTGACCCACGGGCAGCTTGCGACCGAGTTTCGCGCTGCCCTTGAGCACGTCGTAGGTCCCCAAAATCAACTCGAAACCATCGCCATCGGTCCCGAGGACGATATGGATTCGCGCCGCAACGACATCATGTCGGCGGTGAAGCACGTCAACACCGGCGACGGCGTGGTGCTGCTGACCGACATGTTCGGCGGCACCCCATCGAACCTCGCGATTTCGTGCATGAGCGGCGCCAAGGTCGAGGTGGTCGCCGGCATCAACCTGCCGATGCTGATCAAGCTTGCGCGGGTGCGCGAGGACGCCGATCTTACCGAGGCGGTGGCGCAGGCGCAGGATGCGGGCCGCAAATACATCAATGTCGCCAGCCGGGTGCTGGCCGGGAAATAG
- a CDS encoding HPr family phosphocarrier protein, giving the protein MSGAPDFDDFDQPCPPAPVPDGALVREIRIVNKKGLHARATAKFVQCAERFDADITVTRCGETVGGSSIMGLLTLAAAMGTTITVTAKGDQAEAALDALSNLVGDRFGEGE; this is encoded by the coding sequence ATGTCGGGCGCGCCTGATTTCGATGACTTCGACCAGCCCTGCCCGCCGGCGCCGGTTCCCGACGGGGCGCTCGTCCGTGAAATCAGGATCGTCAACAAGAAGGGCCTGCACGCCCGCGCCACGGCGAAATTCGTGCAATGCGCCGAGCGTTTCGACGCCGACATCACTGTCACCCGCTGCGGCGAGACGGTCGGCGGCTCCTCGATCATGGGCCTGCTGACGCTCGCCGCCGCCATGGGCACGACCATCACGGTGACGGCGAAAGGCGACCAAGCCGAAGCCGCGCTCGACGCGCTGAGCAATCTCGTCGGCGACCGGTTCGGCGAAGGCGAATAG
- a CDS encoding SDR family NAD(P)-dependent oxidoreductase — translation MNLELDGKVAIVTGGSRGIGKAIVNALAREGVDVAIVARDMETADATAKEISAATSRKVKAYRADTGDDAETRAATAQIVTDFGRIDILVNAAAQPGGQAPPPKLAEVTSDFFHADVNVKVMGYLRMAREAAPHMIAGGFGRIINISGLAARQTGAIVGSIRNVGVAALTKNLADELGPHGITVNCVHPGLTRTEKTEGVIARMAEKQGVAPDEIERRMASGNSIRRFVTAEQIGDIVAFLASPKSIAINGESIGAGGGAPGAIHY, via the coding sequence ATGAATCTCGAACTCGACGGCAAGGTCGCGATCGTCACCGGCGGCAGCCGCGGCATCGGCAAGGCGATCGTCAACGCGCTGGCGCGCGAGGGCGTCGATGTCGCGATCGTGGCGCGCGATATGGAAACAGCCGATGCGACCGCGAAGGAGATTTCTGCGGCCACAAGCAGGAAGGTGAAAGCCTATCGCGCCGACACCGGCGACGACGCCGAGACGCGCGCGGCGACCGCCCAGATCGTCACGGATTTCGGCCGCATCGACATTCTCGTCAACGCCGCTGCGCAGCCCGGCGGCCAGGCGCCGCCGCCCAAGCTCGCCGAGGTGACGTCGGATTTCTTCCACGCTGACGTGAATGTGAAGGTGATGGGCTATCTGCGCATGGCGCGCGAGGCGGCGCCGCACATGATCGCCGGAGGCTTCGGCCGCATCATCAATATCAGCGGGCTTGCAGCGCGGCAGACAGGCGCGATCGTCGGCAGCATCCGCAATGTCGGGGTCGCGGCGCTGACCAAGAATCTCGCCGACGAACTCGGGCCGCACGGCATCACCGTCAATTGCGTGCATCCCGGTCTGACGCGCACGGAGAAGACGGAAGGCGTGATCGCGCGCATGGCCGAGAAGCAGGGCGTCGCGCCGGACGAGATCGAGCGACGCATGGCGTCAGGAAATTCGATCCGCCGTTTCGTCACGGCGGAGCAGATCGGCGACATCGTCGCTTTTCTCGCCTCGCCGAAATCGATCGCCATCAATGGCGAGTCAATCGGCGCCGGCGGCGGCGCGCCCGGCGCGATTCACTACTGA
- a CDS encoding radical SAM protein gives MSTTLPRSVFRLVLIKPSHYDDDGYVIQWWKSWIPSNSLAALYGLARDCASRRVLGDDVDIELEVYDETNTRIRVGDIIQRVKASAAGGMVMLVGVQSNQMPRALDLATEFRAAGLQVGIGGFHVSGTIAMLPERDPDVLRAEKLGVSLFAGEAEGRLEGVLQDAARGALAPLYNYMKDLPGVGGTPIPYLPSEQIARTVGRMTSFDAGRGCPYQCSFCTIINVQGRISRRRSADDIEAIVRENDAAGVHQYFITDDNFARNKDWEQIFDRLIALRDEGIRISATIQVDTLCHKIPRFIEKAALAGVRRVFIGLENINPESLVGAKKRQNKITEYRRMLLDWKEHRIITYAGYILGFPGDTRASIMRDLQIIKTELPVDILEFFLLTPLPGSEDHKVLWSKGVAMDADMNRYDLNHTCTDHPKMSRSEWESVYRDAWRFYYSDDHMKTVQKRAASVGIPPTKLLVYQMWFMGSIDIEGVHPLEVGYVRRKSRTVRRPGMPIEHPLVFYPKFALETLVKQARWTWLWGKHGAASLVIRSRRKELQKTYADAAMAPVADDEADKLSLFQSDAAKGFVAHQQKIAAITHAQPAA, from the coding sequence ATGTCGACCACGCTCCCACGGTCGGTCTTCCGATTGGTGCTGATCAAGCCGTCCCACTATGACGATGACGGCTACGTCATCCAGTGGTGGAAATCCTGGATCCCCTCGAACAGTCTTGCCGCGCTTTACGGGCTGGCGCGCGACTGCGCCTCCCGGCGCGTGCTCGGCGACGATGTCGATATCGAGCTTGAAGTTTATGACGAGACCAACACGCGCATTCGGGTTGGCGATATCATCCAGCGTGTGAAGGCGTCGGCCGCCGGCGGCATGGTGATGCTGGTCGGCGTGCAATCCAACCAGATGCCGCGCGCGCTCGATCTCGCGACGGAGTTCCGCGCCGCCGGCCTGCAGGTCGGCATCGGCGGATTCCATGTCTCCGGCACGATCGCGATGCTGCCCGAGCGCGATCCCGATGTGCTGCGCGCCGAGAAGCTTGGCGTGTCGCTGTTCGCAGGCGAGGCCGAAGGGCGTCTCGAAGGCGTGCTTCAGGACGCCGCGCGCGGCGCGCTCGCGCCGCTCTACAATTACATGAAGGATCTGCCCGGCGTCGGGGGAACGCCTATTCCCTACCTGCCAAGCGAACAAATCGCCCGAACGGTCGGGCGCATGACGAGCTTCGACGCCGGCCGCGGCTGTCCTTATCAGTGTTCTTTCTGCACCATCATCAATGTGCAGGGCCGGATTTCACGTCGTCGTTCGGCGGACGATATCGAAGCCATCGTGCGCGAGAACGACGCCGCGGGCGTGCATCAATATTTCATCACCGACGATAATTTCGCCCGCAACAAGGACTGGGAGCAGATTTTCGATCGCCTGATCGCGCTGCGCGATGAAGGCATCCGGATTTCGGCGACCATTCAGGTCGACACGCTCTGCCACAAGATTCCGCGTTTCATCGAGAAGGCGGCGCTGGCCGGCGTGCGGCGCGTGTTCATCGGCCTCGAGAACATCAATCCGGAAAGCCTCGTCGGCGCGAAGAAGCGGCAGAACAAGATCACGGAATATCGGCGCATGCTGCTCGACTGGAAGGAGCATCGCATCATCACCTACGCCGGCTATATCCTCGGCTTCCCCGGCGATACGCGCGCCTCCATCATGCGCGACCTGCAGATCATCAAGACCGAGCTGCCGGTCGATATTCTCGAATTCTTCCTGCTGACGCCGCTGCCGGGTTCGGAAGATCACAAGGTTCTTTGGTCGAAGGGCGTCGCCATGGACGCCGACATGAACCGCTACGATCTCAACCACACCTGCACGGATCATCCCAAGATGTCGCGCAGCGAGTGGGAAAGCGTCTATCGCGACGCGTGGCGCTTCTATTATTCCGACGATCACATGAAGACGGTGCAGAAGCGCGCGGCGTCCGTCGGCATCCCGCCGACCAAGCTGCTCGTCTATCAGATGTGGTTCATGGGCTCGATCGACATCGAGGGCGTCCATCCCCTCGAAGTCGGCTATGTCAGGCGCAAGTCGCGGACCGTGCGGCGTCCGGGGATGCCGATCGAGCATCCGCTCGTGTTTTATCCCAAGTTTGCGCTCGAAACGCTCGTCAAGCAGGCGCGCTGGACCTGGCTTTGGGGCAAGCATGGCGCGGCCAGTCTCGTGATCCGTTCGCGGCGCAAGGAGCTTCAGAAAACTTACGCTGACGCGGCGATGGCGCCGGTCGCCGATGATGAAGCGGACAAGCTCAGCCTCTTCCAGTCGGACGCGGCGAAGGGTTTCGTCGCTCATCAGCAGAAGATCGCGGCGATCACCCACGCGCAGCCGGCGGCATAG
- a CDS encoding FecR family protein: protein MAATAAGAALISTPSAAAETLAGAVASVRGMAFAEIGPGTRTLIEAAAVYLDDLLRTGEDSRLGVKLTNGNQVSLGARAKLKIDRATLDGGGALTVDSGSLILDRPDPTKKGRLTVTSPYAVIAVRGTKFFVGDADGYGVFVERGEVQVSAAGKSVTLRAGQGTTISAIGAPPDAPKEWGAARIAKAIALTS from the coding sequence ATGGCCGCTACAGCCGCCGGCGCCGCGCTGATCTCAACCCCTTCCGCCGCCGCGGAGACGCTTGCGGGCGCTGTCGCGTCTGTTCGCGGCATGGCTTTCGCCGAGATCGGGCCCGGAACGCGCACCTTGATCGAGGCGGCGGCGGTCTATCTCGACGATCTCCTGCGGACAGGAGAAGATTCCAGGCTCGGCGTGAAGCTGACGAACGGCAATCAGGTCAGCCTCGGCGCGCGCGCCAAGCTGAAGATCGATCGCGCCACGCTCGATGGCGGCGGCGCGCTGACCGTGGATTCCGGATCGCTGATCCTCGATCGGCCCGATCCCACGAAGAAGGGCCGCCTCACGGTGACCTCGCCCTATGCGGTGATCGCGGTGCGCGGCACAAAGTTCTTCGTTGGCGACGCGGATGGCTATGGCGTGTTCGTCGAGCGCGGCGAGGTGCAAGTCAGCGCGGCCGGCAAGAGCGTGACGCTGCGCGCCGGGCAGGGAACGACGATCAGCGCCATCGGCGCGCCGCCCGACGCTCCGAAGGAGTGGGGCGCGGCGCGGATCGCGAAAGCGATTGCGTTAACGAGTTAG
- a CDS encoding matrixin family metalloprotease has product MAVVFLDPEPSTGDGFDVAAQYQMVPSGGHRRMGLWVQADETEDVIIYPADPNKIGLWGLYTIDGRPAVTRGAGYQVARNSAIRFFMRGRDPGPTALIVETVSGKPRSFLLVSVKTQRALTYQLYVLSDAVRKPNIVESGGEMKTIMADVARLFIEQANVKLTQVGDIANAAALLDLNARDPLKRRIFLDDPTIFSAIASAALAAPHAIADLYIFRTWDIVIESKPDLVGLATGNCCFVENFPPGNRATSLYAHEIGHNLGLFHDNDAQHIMFPNIGGLSFSMHDIETMNFGYPIGAI; this is encoded by the coding sequence ATGGCGGTCGTGTTCCTGGACCCTGAGCCGTCTACGGGAGACGGTTTTGATGTCGCCGCACAATATCAGATGGTTCCGAGCGGCGGCCATCGGCGCATGGGCCTCTGGGTGCAAGCTGACGAAACAGAGGATGTAATCATCTATCCTGCCGATCCGAACAAGATCGGGCTGTGGGGTCTTTATACGATTGACGGGCGCCCTGCAGTCACGCGCGGCGCCGGTTATCAGGTGGCGAGGAATTCAGCGATCCGCTTTTTCATGCGTGGACGCGACCCAGGCCCGACCGCCTTGATCGTCGAAACCGTCTCCGGAAAGCCACGCAGCTTCCTGCTTGTCTCCGTCAAGACGCAACGGGCCCTCACCTATCAGCTTTATGTCCTCTCGGATGCGGTGCGAAAGCCCAACATTGTCGAATCGGGCGGTGAGATGAAAACGATCATGGCGGATGTGGCGCGCCTTTTCATCGAGCAGGCGAACGTCAAGCTGACACAAGTCGGCGACATCGCCAACGCGGCCGCTCTTCTCGATCTCAATGCGCGCGATCCGCTCAAGAGACGGATCTTTCTCGACGATCCAACGATATTCTCTGCGATCGCATCGGCAGCTCTGGCGGCGCCACACGCCATCGCCGATCTCTATATTTTCCGCACCTGGGATATCGTCATCGAGTCGAAACCGGACCTCGTTGGACTCGCAACCGGGAACTGCTGCTTCGTGGAGAATTTTCCACCCGGCAACAGGGCGACCTCCCTCTATGCCCATGAAATCGGACACAATTTGGGCCTGTTTCATGACAACGATGCGCAGCACATCATGTTTCCGAATATCGGGGGTTTGTCGTTTTCAATGCATGACATCGAGACGATGAATTTTGGATATCCGATCGGAGCAATCTGA